TATGCAGCCGAGTTGATTGGTACCTTCTGGCTCACCTTCGGGGGCTGTGGCTCGGCGGTGCTGGCTGCGGCCTTTCCTGAGGTGGGCATCGGCCTTCTGGGCGTGTCGCTAGCCTTTGGCTTGACGGTGCTTACCATGGCCTATGCCATTGGCCATGTCTCCGGCTGCCACCTCAACCCGGCCGTGACGGTGGGCCTCGCGGCCGGTGGACGCTTCCCGCCCTCGCAAATCCTGCCCTACATCGTGGCGCAAGTCCTGGGCGCGATCTTGGGCGCGCTGGTGCTTTACATTATCGCCAACGGCGCTCCCGGCTTCGATGCGGCAGCCTCAGGCTTCGCGTCCAATGGCTATGGCGAGCACAGTCCTGGCGGCTACTCGCTGGGCTCGGCCTTCGTGACCGAGGTCGTGCTGACGGCCGGGTTCCTGTTCATTATCATGGGGGCCACCCATGGACGGGCGCCGGTGGGCTTCGCCCCCATCGCCATTGGGCTGGGGCTCACGCTTATCCACCTTATCTCCATTCCTGTGACCAACACCTCGGTGAATCCAGCGCGGTCCACAGGACCCGCGCTCTTCCAAGGCGGCTGGGCCATCGGCCAGCTTTGGCTCTTCTGGGTGGCGCCGCTGATTGGGGGCGCGCTGGGTGGTGTGCTCTATCGCTGGGTGAGCCCGCAGCCCGAGGAGCCGGTGATGGGTGGGGTCCGCAGCCCAGGTTGACGCGCTCGAGCCCCTTCTGGCCTTTGCAAAGCAGGACCCTGCTGACACGCCTTATGCAGCGGCCTCGGTGGAGAGGCCGCCGAAGCCAGCAGGCAAAACCTGAGCATCTCTGTTGGCACGAACTGCCGGATGTTCACACACCACTATGCGCCCTCCGCCCACAACCTTACCGCGAGTATCTGCCCCCCTTCCGCCGCTTCCCATAACACCCGTTATCGGGGGGAGGACGCCCGGAGGTTGAGCCGGGGGGCGCTCAGGACCGGCGCCAAGGCCACCAGCGGCGGGGCGGAGAGGAGGGGTCGATCTGCACTTGGGAAGCATCGCGGCGGGCCAGCTCCTGGGCCTGCGCCTTCCAGTCGTCGCGGTCGCGCTCCAAGTCCGCGATCCGCTGATCCTTGCCCTTCAGCTCCGCCTCCAGCACGGCGATGCGGATCAGGTTTTCCTCGGGAAGTGGCACCTGCTGACTGTCAACGGTGACAGCCTTGACAGTGGCAATGTCAGAGCGGTCTGACAGCCATTTTGACAGGTCCGCAGGGTCGATCTGCCAGCGGTTCCGGTTGTCCCGTCTGGCAACTAGATGCCTATCTTTTATGGCGTTCATGATGGTGCCGCGCGAAACCTCGGCGCGGCTTGCCGCCTGTTGAGGTGTCAACATTGGCAGTGACATGTCAGTGACAATATTAGTCAGATTGTCACTTCTCGCTGTCAGACTTGCCACCTTCGATCACGTCCAGCCGATAACGCTCGACGGCCTGCGCGTGGGTGTTGACGTTGCCCCGGAAGGCGCCCTCCGGCGTGACGGTAATGATCTTGGTTCGGCCGCGCTTTACCCGGCGGATGGCGCCAACCTGTTCTAGCAGGTCCAAGGCACGGGCCATCTGCGCCTTATCGGTGCGGGTGATCTCGCAAAGGTCAGCGGCGGTCTTGCTGCACTCATAGGACTGCCAGGACAGGTGACGGCAGATCGACCAAAGGATCATGCCGGCCTCTTTGGCCTTGGTGGGCGTTGGCGCCGCTTCAAACAGGCGTTCGGTTACGGCGTCCTGATACTGGAAAGCGATGCTCACGTTGCCTCCGAAGAAGTCGAACTCGATCTGGTTGCTGGCGGACAGCTCTTTCAAGGTCGTGGCGGCTTGGCGGGCCTTCAGGGCCCGCTCCGGGCTGCTTTCCTGAAGGGCCTGCTGATCGGCCAGCAGGGCGGCTTGGTCGTAGGCGCCACGGCGGCGCAGGGCGCGGTCGGTCAGGTCGGTTGGCGGGTTCGGGTTGGGGCGCTGACGGGGCAGCGCAGCGCCGACCAGCACGGCGATCGACTGCACCGGGGCGCCATTACGGCGCTGCGCTGCCTGGGTGGCCTTGGCAAGCTCGATGTCCTCCTGCGACACGCCCGACCGGCGCAGCTCATGGATGGTCGCTCTGGGCATCTCGCGCTCCAATAGTTGTCACAGTGACAACTAAAGTTGTTGTAGTGACAACTGTCAATCGGCTTCGCAGCCAGCGTGGCAAGGCCGAAACCGGCAAAACGCTCCAGCGTATCCATGTATCCTAAGAACATAAGAGGCGCGGTCCCTCTCCCCATTTGCCCTGCCGGTCCAAGTGGCACGGCCGCAGGCTGGGGAACAGGAAGGATCGGGGTGGGACCGGGGTCTGATAACAGGGACCGGCGCGCCCTGTCCGGGTGGCGTGTAAACATTCGACAGTTCCTGCCACTTCTACCCCTCTCCTTTTTCTGACCGGCCTTCACGTCCCCTCGCTCTGGCAAGCTTCCTTGAGGTGCAGGACGCTTTGACACCTTCCGTTGTCAGCCCCTAACTTGATAACTATAGTTTGCAGATGATCGAACTGATCCGAAGCGCCACCTTCGACCGCTGGCTGTCCGGCCTGCGCGACCGTCGTGCCGTTGCCCGCATTGTCGCGCGCCTGGACCGGCTGGCGATGGGGCATCCCGGCGATGCCGAGCCGATCGGCCAAGGCCTCTCCGAGCTTCGGATCAACTACGGGCCGGGCTACCGTGTGTATTACCTCCAGCGCGGTCCCGTTCTCGTCATCCTGCTCTGCGGCGGCGACAAGTCCTCGCAGAGCAGGGACATCCAGCAGGCCAAGGCACTGGCCGCAGAATGGAAGGATTGAGCGATGTCTGAGGAAACCTTCGCCCGCTACGACACGGCCGACTACCTCCAGACCGAGGCGGACATTGCCGCCTATCTCGAAGCCGTCATGGAGGAAGGTGGCGACGATCCGGCCTATCTCGCCCGCGCCCTCGGGACCGTGGCCCGCGCCCGGAACATGAGCGCCCTGGCCCGTGAGGTCGGCATGAGCCGGGTGGGGCTCAGCAAGGCGCTGTCCGGCGAGGGCAACCCCACGCTGTCCACCGTGATGAAGGTCGCAAAGGCGCTCGGGCTGAAGGTCTCGATCCAGCCTGCGGCCTGACGCAGCTTGGTCCTGTCAGGAGCTGGTTCCTGCCCTTCTCCAGAGGGCTCTCCGGGGTCGTGTAAACATTCCGCATTTCCTGCCAGTGTTCACCCTTCCAATCGGCCCCTTGGTTCCGGCTCGGCTCTCCTGCGCCTCAGGGCGCTTGCCCGGCCGCCCCTTGGTTCCTCGCAGGACGCCCCTGAGAGCCACGGAGAGGGCCGCTGAGTGGCATTGCCCGAGTTTTGGGTAAGGGGCCTAAAAAGGGGCAGGAGAGCGGCGCTGAGCCATCCTGCCCGTCAGGAGGTCCGTCTGGTCGGGTTCTTTTGCCGCGCGCGGCCGGGTCGCCTACATTGGGTCACAGGAGGCGCCCCGCCATGGTTCTGCAAACCCCTTCCCAGGCCCTGCGACACGGGCGCAGCCTGATCCGCGAACTTGCGGCCCGGCATCACACCGCCAATCCCCGTGTGTTCGGCTCCGTTGTGACTGGGCAGGATCGTGAAGGAAGCGATCTGGACGTGCTGGTCGAGCCGCTGCCCGAAACCACGCTCTTCGACCTGGGCGGCCTGCAGGACGCGCTGGAGGAGGCCCTTGGGGTGCGCGTCGATGTGAAGACCCCGATGGATCTTCCTCCCCACATCCGGGCTGACGTGCTGCGGCAGGCGGTCCCGGTTTGAGAGCGCCGGACCGGTTGGCCGAATAGCGAGACAGGAAGGCCGGAGGGAGGAAGCAGGGCGCAATCCCGCTTTCTGGTTTTGCCCGAAAAGCATCATAAGTATGAGGAAGTATGATTCTCGTAAGGAGCGACCCTATGCCCGCCGTTGAGCGAATGACCATCACCATGCCGACCGAACTGGCCGAGACGCTGCGCCAGACCGTGGCGGGCGGCGAGTATGCCTCGACCAGCGAGGTCGTGCGCGAGGCCC
This Paracoccus sp. MC1862 DNA region includes the following protein-coding sequences:
- a CDS encoding nucleotidyltransferase family protein, with product MVLQTPSQALRHGRSLIRELAARHHTANPRVFGSVVTGQDREGSDLDVLVEPLPETTLFDLGGLQDALEEALGVRVDVKTPMDLPPHIRADVLRQAVPV
- a CDS encoding helix-turn-helix domain-containing protein, whose product is MASLTARSDNLTNIVTDMSLPMLTPQQAASRAEVSRGTIMNAIKDRHLVARRDNRNRWQIDPADLSKWLSDRSDIATVKAVTVDSQQVPLPEENLIRIAVLEAELKGKDQRIADLERDRDDWKAQAQELARRDASQVQIDPSSPPRRWWPWRRS
- a CDS encoding type II toxin-antitoxin system RelE/ParE family toxin gives rise to the protein MIELIRSATFDRWLSGLRDRRAVARIVARLDRLAMGHPGDAEPIGQGLSELRINYGPGYRVYYLQRGPVLVILLCGGDKSSQSRDIQQAKALAAEWKD
- a CDS encoding MarR family transcriptional regulator, giving the protein MPRATIHELRRSGVSQEDIELAKATQAAQRRNGAPVQSIAVLVGAALPRQRPNPNPPTDLTDRALRRRGAYDQAALLADQQALQESSPERALKARQAATTLKELSASNQIEFDFFGGNVSIAFQYQDAVTERLFEAAPTPTKAKEAGMILWSICRHLSWQSYECSKTAADLCEITRTDKAQMARALDLLEQVGAIRRVKRGRTKIITVTPEGAFRGNVNTHAQAVERYRLDVIEGGKSDSEK
- the aqpZ gene encoding aquaporin Z, with translation MNPQKYAAELIGTFWLTFGGCGSAVLAAAFPEVGIGLLGVSLAFGLTVLTMAYAIGHVSGCHLNPAVTVGLAAGGRFPPSQILPYIVAQVLGAILGALVLYIIANGAPGFDAAASGFASNGYGEHSPGGYSLGSAFVTEVVLTAGFLFIIMGATHGRAPVGFAPIAIGLGLTLIHLISIPVTNTSVNPARSTGPALFQGGWAIGQLWLFWVAPLIGGALGGVLYRWVSPQPEEPVMGGVRSPG
- a CDS encoding addiction module antidote protein, translating into MSEETFARYDTADYLQTEADIAAYLEAVMEEGGDDPAYLARALGTVARARNMSALAREVGMSRVGLSKALSGEGNPTLSTVMKVAKALGLKVSIQPAA